The Haloprofundus salinisoli region GGAGCGCGTCGCGCTGATCGAGGACGCGGTCGATGTTGGCGACGCCGACGTCGCTGATGCGGTCGACGTGCGCGCCCATCTCTCGGAGGACCGCCGTCGCCTCGCCCGCGGCGGCGGCGTCGGAGGTGCCGGCGGTGACGACGGCCACCGTCGCGTCGAGCGACGGACGCTCGTGGTCAGGCGCACGCGCGACGAGGGTGCGTGCGCGCTCGTCGGTCTCGACTGTCGCGTCGGGAACCTCCGCGTCGACGCGCGTGCGGACGGTTTCGACCGTCGCTCCGTCGGTTCGGGTGACGAGCGCCCTACCGGTCGTTTCGATCGCTGTGAGAACGAGCGACGCCGTCTCCTCGGGCGTCTTGCCGTCCGCGAGAATCGCCTCCGGGACGCCGCGTCGGTGCTCGCGGGCGGCGTCGAAGCGCCCCGCGTCGGTACTCGCATAGCCCGACAGTCGGGCTTCGGCCGCCGCCGGCGAAAGCTCGCCGGCCGCGACGGATTCCAGGATGTCTCGCATAGCCGATGCTCCGCCCGCAGGGCACTCGTAACTGTCGTTTCCGGCCCAACGACCCCGTAGTACTTAAATCCAACGGCGGATTTGGGCGCGAACGACCGCGAGGGGGGCTGACGGCGCAATTTGGGAAATCTTATTAATAAGGGCCCGGTAGCCACGCCTGCATGGCAGACCTTATCGTCAAGGCAGCTGTTA contains the following coding sequences:
- the larB gene encoding nickel pincer cofactor biosynthesis protein LarB, whose translation is MRDILESVAAGELSPAAAEARLSGYASTDAGRFDAAREHRRGVPEAILADGKTPEETASLVLTAIETTGRALVTRTDGATVETVRTRVDAEVPDATVETDERARTLVARAPDHERPSLDATVAVVTAGTSDAAAAGEATAVLREMGAHVDRISDVGVANIDRVLDQRDALRAADALVVAAGREGALPTVVAGMVDAPVIALPVSVGYGFGGEGEAALLGMLQSCSVLSVVNVDAGFVAGAQAGLIAQAVGSARET